One genomic window of Syngnathus acus chromosome 11, fSynAcu1.2, whole genome shotgun sequence includes the following:
- the si:ch211-199g17.2 gene encoding uncharacterized protein si:ch211-199g17.2 isoform X4, translated as MQTGTQRGLSSELFESLKVYLNNSKRLQPIIGLRSITECVKAGSRGGGEPVYLCEVCACRLSKGDMRNHIMGSIHRYNYTRARHPQLLSGVKQSDADMSLLAWPLMDIARMLEDQEGPGDIKLLEVEDATFEMLKGASDSDAINLSKLLLYGPAEPESLSNDKHDEEERVVTIRHNEEQLADGDGSSWAEETTPSFGHILRDRYKGKKPLIGLFRVTECVCQEDRRTYCFLCHCCRTRVHTRVFIHHVSSSSHARSYLMETRRKLVEAAGPNVADHTRLMDSLAERVEREEGRGDMEVVEAPQFLCGKLASKSYKWCVNRLWNRSYPTARKWNKAKTGGPKVKSVRERTSFSQESPPRNHLNPDLDSELADPVAEDFGVSHQFDPPINHPSPEWQTEAPVAREWFNSEYAQWHDWSLAQKQENQPQANPPPVATNAGGHHAPPTEFQSIPVVQTPSWTQPYLVGSGGFPGYQGYGVPLRLHPPPYVIPPSFYPTPPALPEPL; from the exons ATGCAGACTGGAACACAAAGAG GCCTGTCCAGTGAGCTGTTTGAGTCCTTGAAGGTGTACCTGAACAACAGCAAACGGCTGCAGCCCATTATCG GGCTGCGCAGCATCACGGAATGCGTGAAAGCAGGCTCGCGTGGGGGTGGCGAGCCCGTGTACCTCTGCGAGGTGTGCGCGTGTCGGCTGAGCAAAGGCGACATGCGCAACCACATCATGGGCAGCATCCACCGCTACAATTACACT AGAGCCCGACATCCCCAGCTGCTGTCGGGTGTGAAGCAGAGCGACGCTGACATGTCTCTGCTGGCCTGGCCCCTGATGGACATCGCCAGGATGCTGGAGGACCAGGAGGGACCCGGGGACATCAAG TTGCTTGAAGTCGAGGATGCCACGTTTGAGATGCTGAAGGGCGCCAGTGACAGCGATG caatCAATTTGAGTAAGCTTCTCCTGTACGGACCTGCCGAGCCGGAGAGCCTCTCAAACGACAAGCATGACGAAGAGGAGAGGGTGGTCACCATTCGCCACAACGAGGAGCAGTTGGCAGATGGTGATGGTTCTTCTTGGGCCGAAGAAACCACTCCGAGTTTTGGCCACATCTTGCGTGATCGCTACAAAGGGAAGAAACCTCTCATTG GTCTTTTCAGGGTAACCGAGTGCGTCTGCCAGGAGGACCGTCGCACGTACTGCTTCCTGTGCCACTGCTGCCGGACTCGGGTCCACACGCGGGTCTTCATCCACCACGTCAGCAGCTCGAGTCACGCGCGCAGCTACCTG ATGGAAACGCGGCGTAAGCTGGTGGAGGCGGCAGGACCGAACGTCGCCGACCACACTCGACTGATGGACTCGCTGGCCGAGAGGGTGGAGCGCGAGGAGGGACGAGGAGACATGGAA GTGGTCGAAGCACCGCAGTTTCTCTGCGGGAAACTCGCCAGCAAAAGTTACAAGTGGT GCGTCAACAGGCTTTGGAACAGGAGCTACCCGACTGCACGCAAGTGGAACAAAGCCAAGacag GAGGCCCCAAAGTCAAGAGCGTCAGAG AGAGAACGTCCTTCAGCCAGGAAAGTCCACCCCGGAACCACCTGAACCCAGACTTAGACTCTGAGCTCGCTGACCCAGTCGCGGAGGACTTTGGTGTCTCTCACCAGTTTGATCCGCCCATCAACCATCCAAGTCCCGAATGGCAAACCGAGGCCCCCGTTGCACGAGAGTGGTTCAATTCCGAATACGCACAGTGGCACGATTGGTCGCTGGCTCAAAAGCAAGAAAACCAACCCCAGGCTAATCCGCCGCCGGTTGCTACGAATGCTGGAGGGCATCATGCACCTCCAACGGAATTCCAAAGCATTCCCGTGGTCCAGACGCCATCTTGGACGCAACCGTATTTGGTGGGTTCGGGCGGTTTTCCTGGGTACCAAGGCTACGGGGTTCCCCTACGGTTGCATCCCCCACCCTATGTCATTCCACCTTCTTTCTATCCCACTCCACCCGCCCTGCCTGAACCACTTTAA
- the si:ch211-199g17.2 gene encoding uncharacterized protein si:ch211-199g17.2 isoform X3 — translation MQTGTQRGLSSELFESLKVYLNNSKRLQPIIGLRSITECVKAGSRGGGEPVYLCEVCACRLSKGDMRNHIMGSIHRYNYTRARHPQLLSGVKQSDADMSLLAWPLMDIARMLEDQEGPGDIKLLEVEDATFEMLKGASDSDAINLSKLLLYGPAEPESLSNDKHDEEERVVTIRHNEEQLADGDGSSWAEETTPSFGHILRDRYKGKKPLIGLFRVTECVCQEDRRTYCFLCHCCRTRVHTRVFIHHVSSSSHARSYLMETRRKLVEAAGPNVADHTRLMDSLAERVEREEGRGDMEVVEAPQFLCGKLASKSYKWCVNRLWNRSYPTARKWNKAKTAGGPKVKSVRERTSFSQESPPRNHLNPDLDSELADPVAEDFGVSHQFDPPINHPSPEWQTEAPVAREWFNSEYAQWHDWSLAQKQENQPQANPPPVATNAGGHHAPPTEFQSIPVVQTPSWTQPYLVGSGGFPGYQGYGVPLRLHPPPYVIPPSFYPTPPALPEPL, via the exons ATGCAGACTGGAACACAAAGAG GCCTGTCCAGTGAGCTGTTTGAGTCCTTGAAGGTGTACCTGAACAACAGCAAACGGCTGCAGCCCATTATCG GGCTGCGCAGCATCACGGAATGCGTGAAAGCAGGCTCGCGTGGGGGTGGCGAGCCCGTGTACCTCTGCGAGGTGTGCGCGTGTCGGCTGAGCAAAGGCGACATGCGCAACCACATCATGGGCAGCATCCACCGCTACAATTACACT AGAGCCCGACATCCCCAGCTGCTGTCGGGTGTGAAGCAGAGCGACGCTGACATGTCTCTGCTGGCCTGGCCCCTGATGGACATCGCCAGGATGCTGGAGGACCAGGAGGGACCCGGGGACATCAAG TTGCTTGAAGTCGAGGATGCCACGTTTGAGATGCTGAAGGGCGCCAGTGACAGCGATG caatCAATTTGAGTAAGCTTCTCCTGTACGGACCTGCCGAGCCGGAGAGCCTCTCAAACGACAAGCATGACGAAGAGGAGAGGGTGGTCACCATTCGCCACAACGAGGAGCAGTTGGCAGATGGTGATGGTTCTTCTTGGGCCGAAGAAACCACTCCGAGTTTTGGCCACATCTTGCGTGATCGCTACAAAGGGAAGAAACCTCTCATTG GTCTTTTCAGGGTAACCGAGTGCGTCTGCCAGGAGGACCGTCGCACGTACTGCTTCCTGTGCCACTGCTGCCGGACTCGGGTCCACACGCGGGTCTTCATCCACCACGTCAGCAGCTCGAGTCACGCGCGCAGCTACCTG ATGGAAACGCGGCGTAAGCTGGTGGAGGCGGCAGGACCGAACGTCGCCGACCACACTCGACTGATGGACTCGCTGGCCGAGAGGGTGGAGCGCGAGGAGGGACGAGGAGACATGGAA GTGGTCGAAGCACCGCAGTTTCTCTGCGGGAAACTCGCCAGCAAAAGTTACAAGTGGT GCGTCAACAGGCTTTGGAACAGGAGCTACCCGACTGCACGCAAGTGGAACAAAGCCAAGacag CAGGAGGCCCCAAAGTCAAGAGCGTCAGAG AGAGAACGTCCTTCAGCCAGGAAAGTCCACCCCGGAACCACCTGAACCCAGACTTAGACTCTGAGCTCGCTGACCCAGTCGCGGAGGACTTTGGTGTCTCTCACCAGTTTGATCCGCCCATCAACCATCCAAGTCCCGAATGGCAAACCGAGGCCCCCGTTGCACGAGAGTGGTTCAATTCCGAATACGCACAGTGGCACGATTGGTCGCTGGCTCAAAAGCAAGAAAACCAACCCCAGGCTAATCCGCCGCCGGTTGCTACGAATGCTGGAGGGCATCATGCACCTCCAACGGAATTCCAAAGCATTCCCGTGGTCCAGACGCCATCTTGGACGCAACCGTATTTGGTGGGTTCGGGCGGTTTTCCTGGGTACCAAGGCTACGGGGTTCCCCTACGGTTGCATCCCCCACCCTATGTCATTCCACCTTCTTTCTATCCCACTCCACCCGCCCTGCCTGAACCACTTTAA
- the si:ch211-199g17.2 gene encoding uncharacterized protein si:ch211-199g17.2 isoform X1, producing the protein MQTGTQRGLSSELFESLKVYLNNSKRLQPIIGLRSITECVKAGSRGGGEPVYLCEVCACRLSKGDMRNHIMGSIHRYNYTRARHPQLLSGVKQSDADMSLLAWPLMDIARMLEDQEGPGDIKLLEVEDATFEMLKGASDSDAINLSKLLLYGPAEPESLSNDKHDEEERVVTIRHNEEQLADGDGSSWAEETTPSFGHILRDRYKGKKPLIGLFRVTECVCQEDRRTYCFLCHCCRTRVHTRVFIHHVSSSSHARSYLMETRRKLVEAAGPNVADHTRLMDSLAERVEREEGRGDMEVVEAPQFLCGKLASKSYKWCVNRLWNRSYPTARKWNKAKTAGGPKVKSVRGKNQVVFKVTLPLTEGPLLLERTSFSQESPPRNHLNPDLDSELADPVAEDFGVSHQFDPPINHPSPEWQTEAPVAREWFNSEYAQWHDWSLAQKQENQPQANPPPVATNAGGHHAPPTEFQSIPVVQTPSWTQPYLVGSGGFPGYQGYGVPLRLHPPPYVIPPSFYPTPPALPEPL; encoded by the exons ATGCAGACTGGAACACAAAGAG GCCTGTCCAGTGAGCTGTTTGAGTCCTTGAAGGTGTACCTGAACAACAGCAAACGGCTGCAGCCCATTATCG GGCTGCGCAGCATCACGGAATGCGTGAAAGCAGGCTCGCGTGGGGGTGGCGAGCCCGTGTACCTCTGCGAGGTGTGCGCGTGTCGGCTGAGCAAAGGCGACATGCGCAACCACATCATGGGCAGCATCCACCGCTACAATTACACT AGAGCCCGACATCCCCAGCTGCTGTCGGGTGTGAAGCAGAGCGACGCTGACATGTCTCTGCTGGCCTGGCCCCTGATGGACATCGCCAGGATGCTGGAGGACCAGGAGGGACCCGGGGACATCAAG TTGCTTGAAGTCGAGGATGCCACGTTTGAGATGCTGAAGGGCGCCAGTGACAGCGATG caatCAATTTGAGTAAGCTTCTCCTGTACGGACCTGCCGAGCCGGAGAGCCTCTCAAACGACAAGCATGACGAAGAGGAGAGGGTGGTCACCATTCGCCACAACGAGGAGCAGTTGGCAGATGGTGATGGTTCTTCTTGGGCCGAAGAAACCACTCCGAGTTTTGGCCACATCTTGCGTGATCGCTACAAAGGGAAGAAACCTCTCATTG GTCTTTTCAGGGTAACCGAGTGCGTCTGCCAGGAGGACCGTCGCACGTACTGCTTCCTGTGCCACTGCTGCCGGACTCGGGTCCACACGCGGGTCTTCATCCACCACGTCAGCAGCTCGAGTCACGCGCGCAGCTACCTG ATGGAAACGCGGCGTAAGCTGGTGGAGGCGGCAGGACCGAACGTCGCCGACCACACTCGACTGATGGACTCGCTGGCCGAGAGGGTGGAGCGCGAGGAGGGACGAGGAGACATGGAA GTGGTCGAAGCACCGCAGTTTCTCTGCGGGAAACTCGCCAGCAAAAGTTACAAGTGGT GCGTCAACAGGCTTTGGAACAGGAGCTACCCGACTGCACGCAAGTGGAACAAAGCCAAGacag CAGGAGGCCCCAAAGTCAAGAGCGTCAGAGGCAAAAATCAGGTGGTGTTCAAGGTAACGCTTCCGCTCACTGAAGGTCCGCTGCTGCTAGAGAGAACGTCCTTCAGCCAGGAAAGTCCACCCCGGAACCACCTGAACCCAGACTTAGACTCTGAGCTCGCTGACCCAGTCGCGGAGGACTTTGGTGTCTCTCACCAGTTTGATCCGCCCATCAACCATCCAAGTCCCGAATGGCAAACCGAGGCCCCCGTTGCACGAGAGTGGTTCAATTCCGAATACGCACAGTGGCACGATTGGTCGCTGGCTCAAAAGCAAGAAAACCAACCCCAGGCTAATCCGCCGCCGGTTGCTACGAATGCTGGAGGGCATCATGCACCTCCAACGGAATTCCAAAGCATTCCCGTGGTCCAGACGCCATCTTGGACGCAACCGTATTTGGTGGGTTCGGGCGGTTTTCCTGGGTACCAAGGCTACGGGGTTCCCCTACGGTTGCATCCCCCACCCTATGTCATTCCACCTTCTTTCTATCCCACTCCACCCGCCCTGCCTGAACCACTTTAA
- the si:ch211-199g17.2 gene encoding uncharacterized protein si:ch211-199g17.2 isoform X2 encodes MQTGTQRGLSSELFESLKVYLNNSKRLQPIIGLRSITECVKAGSRGGGEPVYLCEVCACRLSKGDMRNHIMGSIHRYNYTRARHPQLLSGVKQSDADMSLLAWPLMDIARMLEDQEGPGDIKLLEVEDATFEMLKGASDSDAINLSKLLLYGPAEPESLSNDKHDEEERVVTIRHNEEQLADGDGSSWAEETTPSFGHILRDRYKGKKPLIGLFRVTECVCQEDRRTYCFLCHCCRTRVHTRVFIHHVSSSSHARSYLMETRRKLVEAAGPNVADHTRLMDSLAERVEREEGRGDMEVVEAPQFLCGKLASKSYKWCVNRLWNRSYPTARKWNKAKTGGPKVKSVRGKNQVVFKVTLPLTEGPLLLERTSFSQESPPRNHLNPDLDSELADPVAEDFGVSHQFDPPINHPSPEWQTEAPVAREWFNSEYAQWHDWSLAQKQENQPQANPPPVATNAGGHHAPPTEFQSIPVVQTPSWTQPYLVGSGGFPGYQGYGVPLRLHPPPYVIPPSFYPTPPALPEPL; translated from the exons ATGCAGACTGGAACACAAAGAG GCCTGTCCAGTGAGCTGTTTGAGTCCTTGAAGGTGTACCTGAACAACAGCAAACGGCTGCAGCCCATTATCG GGCTGCGCAGCATCACGGAATGCGTGAAAGCAGGCTCGCGTGGGGGTGGCGAGCCCGTGTACCTCTGCGAGGTGTGCGCGTGTCGGCTGAGCAAAGGCGACATGCGCAACCACATCATGGGCAGCATCCACCGCTACAATTACACT AGAGCCCGACATCCCCAGCTGCTGTCGGGTGTGAAGCAGAGCGACGCTGACATGTCTCTGCTGGCCTGGCCCCTGATGGACATCGCCAGGATGCTGGAGGACCAGGAGGGACCCGGGGACATCAAG TTGCTTGAAGTCGAGGATGCCACGTTTGAGATGCTGAAGGGCGCCAGTGACAGCGATG caatCAATTTGAGTAAGCTTCTCCTGTACGGACCTGCCGAGCCGGAGAGCCTCTCAAACGACAAGCATGACGAAGAGGAGAGGGTGGTCACCATTCGCCACAACGAGGAGCAGTTGGCAGATGGTGATGGTTCTTCTTGGGCCGAAGAAACCACTCCGAGTTTTGGCCACATCTTGCGTGATCGCTACAAAGGGAAGAAACCTCTCATTG GTCTTTTCAGGGTAACCGAGTGCGTCTGCCAGGAGGACCGTCGCACGTACTGCTTCCTGTGCCACTGCTGCCGGACTCGGGTCCACACGCGGGTCTTCATCCACCACGTCAGCAGCTCGAGTCACGCGCGCAGCTACCTG ATGGAAACGCGGCGTAAGCTGGTGGAGGCGGCAGGACCGAACGTCGCCGACCACACTCGACTGATGGACTCGCTGGCCGAGAGGGTGGAGCGCGAGGAGGGACGAGGAGACATGGAA GTGGTCGAAGCACCGCAGTTTCTCTGCGGGAAACTCGCCAGCAAAAGTTACAAGTGGT GCGTCAACAGGCTTTGGAACAGGAGCTACCCGACTGCACGCAAGTGGAACAAAGCCAAGacag GAGGCCCCAAAGTCAAGAGCGTCAGAGGCAAAAATCAGGTGGTGTTCAAGGTAACGCTTCCGCTCACTGAAGGTCCGCTGCTGCTAGAGAGAACGTCCTTCAGCCAGGAAAGTCCACCCCGGAACCACCTGAACCCAGACTTAGACTCTGAGCTCGCTGACCCAGTCGCGGAGGACTTTGGTGTCTCTCACCAGTTTGATCCGCCCATCAACCATCCAAGTCCCGAATGGCAAACCGAGGCCCCCGTTGCACGAGAGTGGTTCAATTCCGAATACGCACAGTGGCACGATTGGTCGCTGGCTCAAAAGCAAGAAAACCAACCCCAGGCTAATCCGCCGCCGGTTGCTACGAATGCTGGAGGGCATCATGCACCTCCAACGGAATTCCAAAGCATTCCCGTGGTCCAGACGCCATCTTGGACGCAACCGTATTTGGTGGGTTCGGGCGGTTTTCCTGGGTACCAAGGCTACGGGGTTCCCCTACGGTTGCATCCCCCACCCTATGTCATTCCACCTTCTTTCTATCCCACTCCACCCGCCCTGCCTGAACCACTTTAA
- the LOC119130808 gene encoding H-2 class I histocompatibility antigen, Q7 alpha chain-like has protein sequence MHGMNLLAFFVAAVQIHSVTPVIHTLNYFMTASRNGRLPQYMEVVYVDDVQILQFDSNHRKMKVKHDWVNKITEDDPYFRKREMDISYGTEQDMKNKIEIAKKHFNQTGGVHMIQLMYVCEWDDETGEVDAWEQYCYDGEYFLSFEGKTMKWIAANLQAFSTKIKWDQIDGLNKTKKNVFTQECPSYLKTHLRNGRDFLTRTELPKVFLLQKTPSSPVTCHATGFYPRTSTLFWRKNGEEIHKDVEMGETLPNHDGTFQTSAHLKVEVTTAAEQEYECVFRLAGVSEDIVIKLDAGSILSNWRILEQDKKKAMNMLFIVISLVVIAMHLVEVVFCKHLKRKQADNSQACKEEKPKREEENVLQDLVRHFDRTVLLITHNLKTIEGDQIAGGKYGYSKLREKFAIAGS, from the exons ATGCATGGAATGAATTTACTTGCATTCTTTGTTGCGGCCGTGCAAATACACAGCGTGACGCCTG tcATTCACACGCTCAATTATTTCATGACGGCTTCTCGAAATGGGAGGCTACCACAGTACATGGAGGTGGTGTATGTTGACGACGTTCAGATTCTGCAGTTTGACAGCAACCACaggaaaatgaaagtgaaacatGACTGGGTGAACAAAATCACTGAAGATGATCCATACTTCCGGAAGAGAGAGATGGACATCAGTTATGGGACTGAGCAGGACATGAAAAACAAGATTGAAATTGCTAAAAAGCACTTCAACCAAACTGGAG GTGTTCACATGATTCAGCTAATGTACGTCTGTGAATGGGATGATGAGACGGGTGAAGTTGATGCTTGGGAGCAATACTGTTACGATGGAGAATACTTCCTATCATTTGAGGGGAAGACGATGAAGTGGATCGCAGCAAATCTACAAGCTTTCAGTACCAAAATCAAGTGGGACCAAATAGATGGGCTTAATAAAACCAAGAAGAATGTTTTCACTCAGGAGTGTCCTTCTTATTTGAAGACGCATTTGAGGAACGGGAGGGACTTCCTGACGAGAACCG AGCTTCCCAAGGTGTTTCTCCTGCAGAAGACGCCTTCCTCTCCGGTCACCTGCCACGCCACGGGTTTTTACCCCAGGACATCGACCCTCTTTTGGAGGAAGAACGGCGAGGAGATCCACAAGGACGTGGAGATGGGGGAGACCCTCCCCAACCACGACGGAACCTTCCAGACCTCGGCCCACCTGAAAGTGGAGGTGACGACCGCCGCGGAGCAGGAGTACGAATGCGTGTTCCGGTTGGCCGGCGTCTCGGAAGACATCGTCATCAAGCTGGACGCCGGAAGCATCCTGAGCAACTGGCGCATCCTGG AGCAAGACAAGAAGAAGGCCATGAACATGCTATTTATAGTCATCAGTCTGGTGGTGATAGCCATGCATTTGGTGGAGGTGGTTTTCTGCAAGCATCTCAAAAGGAAACAAG CTGACAACTCTCAAGCTTGTAAAGAGGAAAAGCCAAaaagggaagaagaaaat GTCCTGCAGGATCTGGTGAGGCATTTTGACCGAACCGTGCTGCTGATCACCCACAACCTGAAGACTATCGAGGGCGATCAGATTGCG ggcggaaaatacggttaCTCTAAACTGAGAGAGAAGTTTGCCATCGCTGGAAGCTAA